The DNA segment ACTCCTTCACTACACGCTCAGCCTCGGCTATTGGCATACCTACGGCCTCAAGGTATGTATGGAGCCCCCCGGGCAAATCAACCTTTACGACCTGCGTCATCAAGGCGAGACCCTCAAAAACCCTCCACCTCACCTCCCAGTCGGGGAAGTGCTTAATGAGGGCTCGCCTAACTGCTTCGTTATTTGGAGGGTCCTCTACGACTACTAGTACTGGCTTCTTTAGCTCATTAAATAGCCTTAAAGGGTCCACTATATTAAACCCAGCGTAAGACACTCCTCCAAGCATTATTATGTCTCCGCCGAGCTCCTTAGCTATCTCTAGGGCCTTATCTGAGCCATCTAGGCCGTCGACCTCTATAAGCCTCCATGCCAACCCCTCTATCCTAAACCTCCTCATCAATACTCCTAAGAGGGCGGTCCTCCCTCCTCTTAGCCTAAACCTCCTGGGGAGACTCCCCCCCTCAAGGCCTAGCACTTTGGCCTCAGCAGCGTTAAGAGAGGAAGGTGGTGAGCCTAACATCCTCCTTTAGCCCTGCCCTAAGGGCCTCCTCGGCTGTATTTAGCTTAACTATCTTAGTCAGCCCCCTCCTACCACGACTAACTACTCTGGCTGTAACTAGCCCAGCTGTGTCCAGCTCATTTATTAAGTCGCTAATCCTTCGCTGTGTAAGCTCGTCTAGGCGCATACTCTTACACAAGCCTCTGTAGAGGCTATAGATTTCCCCGGTGGTCTTCTCCTTAATCCCCTTTTTCTCCAGCAAGTAGATAGATAGGAGGGTAATTTTTCCGTGGAGCGGCATAGACCTAATGACCTCCACTACCCTATCTTTCTCAATTTCGCACTGAGCCTTCCTAACGTGGGCCTCCGTTACCCTACTAGCCCCCTCCCTCTCAGCTACTTCACCCGCTACTCTTAAGAGGTCGAGGGCCCTCCTAGCGTCTCCATGCTCCCGCGCCGCTAGCGTAGCGCATAGCGGTATTACTCCTTCGTCCAGAACGCCTTCAAAGAACGCTAGCCTAGCCCTCTGGGTCAAAATATCTTTTAGCTCCTCGCTATCATACGGCTTAAACACCAGCTCCTCTTCTCCAAGCGCACTCTTAACGCGTGGGTCTAGGTCCTCAGTGAACTTTAAGTCGTTAGTTATCCCCACCAGCGATACTCTAGACAAAGAGAGCTCTGAGTTTATGCGGGTCAGCCTGTAGAGTAGGTCCTCGCCGCTCTCTCCCTTAAGGGCATCCACCTCGTCTAGGACCACTATGATTAAGCTACCGAGAGCCTCTAAGGCAGACGTGAACCTCCTAAATAGCTCTGCGTTCGAGAGCCCTGTGAAGGGCACCTTGACACCCAGCTGTTCACAGGCTGAGGCTAGCGCTCGGTAAGCAGTATTGTTGTACTTACAATTTACGTAGCAGCTCCTAACAGGCTTGCCCGCCAGCTTAGCTGAGGTAACTGCTAAGGCCTTTAAGACGTACTTAGTAACCGCCGTCTTCCCCGTGCCCGGTAGGCCGTAGATGAACACGTTCGAAGGCCTAACCCCCTTAACAGCGGGGGCGAGGGTCTCTCCCAACCGCCTTATCTCTAGCTCACGGTGAGGCAGCTCCTCAGGGACATAGTCTGGCCTAAGCTTCTCACGATCCTTGAACACCTTAGCAGCTAAGACGCGGTGAAAGACTTCCTCAAGGGCCATGGACAGGGCAGCACCGGGCCTTTCCTCATCTTACTAGCCGAGCCCCCCTTATAAGCCAGGGAGCCCGGTGGCCCATGTAAAGGCCACGCAGAGGCTGTAAAGGCCTCCTAGTTAGACAACCCCTTAGCTGAGCAAGCTACCTTTAAGTTCAGAAGGGCATTGAAAAGCCACGTTCTAGAGAACGCGAACTCAGCGGCTATATCTAAGGTCGGTAAGTTTTTACGCCACGCCCTCTTTAAGAAAGAAGGGCCGGTAGTTCAGCGGTAGAATGCCCGCTTGGCATGCGGGAGGTCGCGGGTTCGAGTCCCGCCCGGTCCACTTATTTTTAAGCGAATCCTTAAATGATGGAAGATCCTTCCTTTAATTGATGGGTATGGGGTAAGTATGCTTATTTGCTCGAGGGTGAGGATGTTCGGCGACGGTTTGATAATCTTGCGGCTAAGTCTTATTTGAACGCGATTGTTTATCTTAGGAATCTTGGGCTTTATTGTGAGCTTAATAAGACGGACCCTAAGGCTTTGCTTAAAGTTGCGAAGACAAAGGCTTTCCGGGATGGTTTACTGATTTTTTGTCTGAAGGCTAGAAAGCGAGGGCAAGGCGGGCCCTACATTGCTAGGCTAAAGAAGACCCTGCACTCCCGGCTCAGCTACAATGGCTTGGATGTGAGGCTTAAGGTTAATGTTAGAGGAGAGCGTGAAACATCGACCATAGCCAATGAAGGGCCCCAGGCAGAGAATAGCTTGACAGGGTCCTTGTGATGGTAACTCCAAGGGCTAGGGCTTCAATAGCCCCTACGTCCTTCAGCGGCTGCGACCATAAAGCCTAGACAGCTACGCAGGAACTGATGGCACAGGGCTCGAAGACTTTGCAGAGGCCGAACTGGGTAAAGAAGGCGTAGCATTTACAGGGGCTCCAACCATGCTAATAGGTAGAAGAGGGCTAAGCAAGGCTAACACCAGTACCTCACCTTCGTCCCGCAGTGAACAATAACGTAAAATATTGAAGAGAGAGTTGGACAAGGCGAGGAATTAAGCGAAGACTCTCCGCGAACCTTGGCCATCTTCTCCCCTCCTACCTTCCTCCCTCGCTTCAACTAAAGGCATCACGTTTTGCCCCCATCTTCCTCCCTATAAATTCAAGGGCAGGAATCCTTCAAGTCCCGCCTCTATCACCTCTCCGCCAAACTGAGTTATAGGAAGTGCCTCTGCCCAGTAAGATTTTTAAATATAGATTAAAGGAGAAATTAGGAGGTGGGGGCAGTGGGAGTAGAGGAGTGTCATCTAAGATATTTAAAATCTAAAGGCATTGACCCAGAGAGATTCAACATCAAGCTAGATAGAGAAAACTATAATCGCGTAGATTACACTGTTAATGGAATTGGTTTTCATCCCTATCCGTGCCCTAGGTGCGGTCAGAGATATGTTCATTGTGTAAGGATCGCATTCGCGAAGAAAGATTTCCTAGGCACTAATCGGTTTTACGATGATTACTATTTTATCTTTGATTTTTACCATATTTGCTTATATTGCTGCCACACTGAGTACGCTATGTGTCATAGAAGCGAACATTGGGCTGATGGGGAACAAACTACCATCTCTGTGGGATGTTGTCCTTTATGCGAGCATTATTGGCGTATGTATAGGCATGACTGTTGAGACCCTCAATACGTATGTTTCTTTGATACTACCAACTCTGGAAATCGGTGGTTACCACGATTGGACTCCATTCCCCTCTCCCATTAGATTAACGACGCTCTGGTGTCACACCCCATAGCGCTTGTAGCGAACAATATTCATGCGCGCTTCGAGGGGCCCCTTCAGATGAAACTGCTAGCTAGGAGACGAAGGCGCTATAGAGTGTGCCCTAAGGAGAGAGGCGTCCTTCCTCACTGAGTGAAAAGATACTGAAATGGTGAAAATATCGAAAAATTCTAAGCCTACCACAGTTAAGGGGCTGTAAGGACCTTTCACGGTGCAGGGGCCTTAATTAAGGCTCTGATGCCTCAGCGCCTCAAGGCTACTCCCTACACGTGAAGGCCATCGCCTAAGGAGGTTAGCCAACGTAGCGATCTATGCACGCCTACGCTAATGCGCATTTTAGCTCAAAATAGCCGCATTCAAAATCGGAAAACTCAAAGAGGCAAGGAGCGTAGAATGCTGAACAACTTGAAAGGCCCATCTGCGAGCCCCCTAAAGCCGAAAAGGATGGCGGAGCGAATCTTCCACCCACGCGCGTTTACATCTTTATTTCCACTTTCTAATTTTGAAGTATTTCCAGGTTTCCTATGATGAGGCCTAAGACGCATAGTAAGCGTACTGGAAGGGAGTACGCTGAGTAGTAGTCAACATCGTAAGGAGCGCTTGTCCCGCGCCATAAGTTAATGAAGACTTCCCTAGGAGCCCAGAGGTAGATTAGGACGAGAGCGGCGCCAATTATCAAAAGGTGGCCGAAGCCAACGGACCTAGCAAACGGCAGTCTTGAGTGAAGCACCAACAGCAAGTCCGTAATAAAGTCCGCATATCCGACCGGTAGTTTGAATCCTAAAGGCATCCAGAAATAAACGGCTCAGCCATGGAGTGGTAAACTCCGAAGGGAAGATTAGGAGCGCCATAAACAGCACGCCAAAAATCACCCTTACCATACGGTGCAACTTAAGCAAGCTCCTATCAAGTTTCCCATGTAGCGAGTAGATACAATCAAGGGAAAAGAGAGACCATTACAGAAAAGGCGATCGACAGCAGCGGCAGTATTAGGCCATTATTTAAACCCTATCCCATCAGTCAT comes from the Candidatus Nezhaarchaeota archaeon genome and includes:
- a CDS encoding DUF99 family protein, which codes for MLGLEGGSLPRRFRLRGGRTALLGVLMRRFRIEGLAWRLIEVDGLDGSDKALEIAKELGGDIIMLGGVSYAGFNIVDPLRLFNELKKPVLVVVEDPPNNEAVRRALIKHFPDWEVRWRVFEGLALMTQVVKVDLPGGLHTYLEAVGMPIAEAERVVKELAKRGKTPEPLRTARLLVKGLSRSLLSILSSSCGEDG
- a CDS encoding orc1/cdc6 family replication initiation protein, coding for MALEEVFHRVLAAKVFKDREKLRPDYVPEELPHRELEIRRLGETLAPAVKGVRPSNVFIYGLPGTGKTAVTKYVLKALAVTSAKLAGKPVRSCYVNCKYNNTAYRALASACEQLGVKVPFTGLSNAELFRRFTSALEALGSLIIVVLDEVDALKGESGEDLLYRLTRINSELSLSRVSLVGITNDLKFTEDLDPRVKSALGEEELVFKPYDSEELKDILTQRARLAFFEGVLDEGVIPLCATLAAREHGDARRALDLLRVAGEVAEREGASRVTEAHVRKAQCEIEKDRVVEVIRSMPLHGKITLLSIYLLEKKGIKEKTTGEIYSLYRGLCKSMRLDELTQRRISDLINELDTAGLVTARVVSRGRRGLTKIVKLNTAEEALRAGLKEDVRLTTFLS